Proteins from a genomic interval of Treponema succinifaciens DSM 2489:
- a CDS encoding IS110 family transposase produces the protein MDARLLAKTLAFKTYSPVCLPSEKLEAIKEYTRVRTAKITMLKKAKQNLLSFLLRMGLPYPQSGHYWTQAHMAWLRTMNFADKWLQESFEEYHAEVITLMDKVQRIEAKILELCKDDEVREKIDALVCISGISYVSAISIVAEIGDFSRFSKAKSFVSFIGLCPGEDSSGNRVRHTAITKAGNSRVRSLLVECAGSLRMHSVVTAKSVRVKERQKNASAAIVSYADKCTLRLRKRMLYLSQKGLPYNLVTTAGARELACFVWGMMNFVDNRKTALNKIDEGELSDIQKTVEEFIAQ, from the coding sequence ATGGACGCCCGCCTTCTTGCAAAGACTCTCGCCTTCAAAACCTACAGCCCTGTCTGCCTTCCTTCTGAAAAACTTGAGGCGATAAAGGAATATACACGGGTCAGGACGGCAAAAATCACCATGCTCAAAAAAGCAAAGCAGAACCTCCTTTCTTTCCTGCTGCGAATGGGCTTGCCTTATCCTCAGAGCGGCCATTACTGGACGCAGGCTCACATGGCTTGGCTCAGGACGATGAACTTCGCTGACAAGTGGCTTCAGGAATCATTTGAGGAATATCACGCCGAAGTAATAACGCTCATGGACAAAGTTCAGAGAATTGAGGCGAAGATTCTGGAACTCTGCAAGGATGATGAAGTGAGGGAAAAAATTGATGCCCTGGTGTGCATCTCTGGAATCAGTTATGTCTCCGCTATTTCGATTGTCGCGGAAATCGGGGATTTTTCCCGTTTTTCAAAGGCGAAGTCCTTCGTAAGCTTTATAGGACTTTGTCCCGGCGAGGATTCAAGCGGAAATAGAGTACGGCACACGGCGATTACGAAAGCTGGGAATTCAAGAGTCAGAAGTCTTCTTGTTGAGTGTGCGGGAAGCCTTAGAATGCATTCTGTTGTCACGGCAAAATCAGTCAGGGTAAAAGAGCGGCAGAAAAATGCGTCCGCCGCCATCGTTTCTTACGCGGACAAGTGCACGCTCAGGCTCAGAAAAAGAATGCTTTATCTTTCCCAAAAAGGGCTCCCCTACAATCTAGTAACGACGGCGGGGGCAAGGGAGCTTGCATGTTTTGTCTGGGGAATGATGAATTTTGTTGACAACAGGAAAACTGCCTTGAACAAAATTGATGAGGGGGAGCTTTCCGACATTCAAAAAACGGTCGAGGAGTTTATTGCGCAATGA
- a CDS encoding type II toxin-antitoxin system RelE/ParE family toxin yields MWNVDSSDEYDVWFLSLDEESKEAVLQRVLLLRQYGPQLPRPYSDTLHGSKKYTNLKELRNQTQQHVLRVAYYFDRKRHAFLLTGGDKKGKDQKTFYKDLIAESEVIIEKHEKELENERCNQNDGK; encoded by the coding sequence ATGTGGAATGTTGATTCATCAGATGAATATGATGTCTGGTTTCTAAGTTTGGACGAAGAAAGTAAAGAAGCCGTATTACAAAGAGTTCTTTTACTCCGTCAGTACGGCCCCCAACTTCCTCGTCCATATTCAGATACTCTTCATGGTTCAAAAAAATACACGAACCTGAAAGAATTAAGAAATCAGACACAACAACATGTACTGAGAGTTGCCTATTATTTTGATAGAAAAAGACATGCATTTCTGCTTACCGGCGGAGATAAAAAAGGAAAAGATCAGAAGACTTTTTACAAAGATTTAATTGCTGAATCTGAAGTAATCATAGAGAAACATGAAAAGGAGTTGGAAAATGAAAGATGCAATCAAAATGATGGAAAGTAA
- a CDS encoding XRE family transcriptional regulator has product MKDAIKMMESNMSPEAVRRAHIKAEQDIMSIRLAQLREEMNIKQSEMENFTQSSVSKIEKRKDMKISTLIDYLDSLGMGLEIITYPKLAVSKKQEKVLLKV; this is encoded by the coding sequence ATGAAAGATGCAATCAAAATGATGGAAAGTAATATGTCTCCCGAAGCTGTAAGAAGAGCTCACATAAAAGCCGAGCAGGATATTATGTCTATCCGCCTTGCACAACTCCGTGAAGAAATGAATATTAAACAATCTGAAATGGAAAACTTCACTCAGTCATCAGTTTCAAAAATAGAAAAAAGAAAGGATATGAAAATATCTACTTTAATAGATTATCTCGACAGTCTTGGAATGGGCTTAGAAATAATTACATACCCGAAACTTGCTGTTTCAAAGAAACAGGAAAAAGTACTGTTAAAAGTGTAG
- a CDS encoding DUF262 domain-containing protein — translation MENENLKIISLKEALKLNLSIPNYQRPYRWSTESASLLFNDIYSAYKSNIPEYRIGSIVLHNNNIELEIVDGQQRITTLSILTYCFYKVLKLDKYKELSSLLNKKETFDVLSSKSIVENYEILKRHCEIIGSELKPFIKYALENCSVVEIVTNSEQESFQFFDSQNSRGKALAPQDLLKSYHLREMSDSSESEKIKIINSWENEKQKELSLFFEYNLYPLIQWYRNKPGLYYSSKKINSFKGIKQNNKYHFSIYHKAANLYIEHFNSEGMYELTNGEKINQFQLTQPLIAGKRFFLYVLYYFNLYKQVIKLIDSKIESDLISTYGSGNSYVRNLFINVVIFFIDKFNIEELTESRLEFLFKWAYSLRVVMHSVYPETINKYALGSWDSRINSGLNLFTKISEMQNPQELDSIILEKVTEEQLGSYKSTKYKNIWNKIFGENQ, via the coding sequence ATGGAAAATGAAAATTTAAAGATAATATCTTTAAAAGAGGCATTAAAACTTAATCTATCAATACCAAATTACCAAAGGCCATATAGATGGAGTACCGAAAGTGCCTCTCTTCTTTTTAACGATATTTATTCTGCCTATAAAAGTAATATCCCAGAATATAGAATTGGTTCAATTGTTCTTCACAACAATAATATTGAATTGGAAATAGTAGATGGACAACAACGAATTACTACTTTAAGTATTTTGACATATTGCTTCTATAAAGTATTAAAATTAGATAAATATAAGGAACTCTCTAGTTTATTAAACAAAAAAGAAACTTTTGATGTTCTTTCAAGTAAATCAATAGTTGAAAACTATGAAATACTAAAACGCCATTGTGAAATAATAGGCTCTGAATTAAAACCTTTTATAAAGTATGCTTTGGAAAATTGTTCTGTCGTAGAAATTGTAACAAATAGCGAACAAGAGTCATTCCAGTTTTTTGATTCTCAAAATTCCAGAGGCAAAGCATTGGCTCCTCAAGATTTATTAAAGTCATATCATCTTAGAGAGATGTCTGATAGTTCTGAATCAGAAAAAATAAAAATTATAAATTCTTGGGAAAATGAAAAACAGAAAGAATTATCACTTTTCTTTGAATATAATTTATATCCTTTGATTCAATGGTACAGGAACAAGCCGGGACTATATTATTCATCAAAAAAGATAAATTCCTTTAAAGGCATAAAACAAAATAACAAATATCATTTTTCGATTTATCATAAAGCTGCAAATTTATATATAGAGCACTTTAATTCGGAAGGAATGTACGAGTTGACAAATGGTGAAAAAATTAATCAATTTCAATTAACACAACCTTTAATTGCAGGTAAACGTTTTTTTCTATATGTACTATATTATTTCAATTTGTATAAACAAGTTATTAAACTAATTGATTCCAAAATTGAATCGGATTTAATATCAACATACGGTTCTGGTAATTCTTATGTAAGAAATCTTTTTATCAACGTTGTTATCTTTTTTATTGATAAATTTAATATCGAAGAATTAACAGAAAGTCGATTAGAATTCTTATTCAAATGGGCCTACTCCCTTAGAGTTGTAATGCATTCTGTATATCCTGAGACAATAAATAAATATGCACTTGGAAGCTGGGATTCTAGAATTAACAGTGGCCTAAATCTTTTCACAAAAATCTCTGAAATGCAAAATCCACAAGAACTTGACAGTATTATTCTAGAAAAAGTAACTGAAGAACAGTTGGGGTCTTATAAATCAACAAAATATAAAAATATTTGGAACAAAATTTTCGGGGAAAACCAATGA
- a CDS encoding DUF262 domain-containing protein: MNQTIKQPEEFNLKNIFIGSEYIIPIYQRNYAWEKDEIEQLLTDIYDSKERYYLGSLIVDEIAPNTFSVIDGQQRLTTLFLLLTFLRDETLSKKALRFEAREKSNFTLNDLREKHNLEKDGFYSNEIIDGFDVIQNYFSIQEVKNQEYKHQFISKFENILIIRTQVPKQIDLNHYFEIMNTRGEQLELHEIAKGKILGVIDRDIPNFKAIAGLIWNKCSQMDSYIQMNFDKTSRKNLFGDNWDNFICNKPNDLLSKISLDQELSDKRYSLLDKLETPVIETETNIEEDYENERFESIISFPNFLLIVNEALQKDSGEDDSSLDDKKFLETLKVNWSNGTNAIKFIYNLLKFRFLFDKYIIKREYAKDYKEEGKWSLQMLQMYYDKNKRQKKPSYKLTYAVDENDIDKKTETLRSLQSALRITYTSPKTMHWISKTLAQLNNNLQTDLTSLLEEYACKKILEANYKEASGFGIDRIVFTYLDYVLDRDSICKHPIQNFQFQFRTSIEHFYPQHPIEKEKWKEQPLNSFGNLALITVSSNSKFSNLDPQSKVASYPDTIKQSPKLQLMQEKMKENDNIWNEELVNKHKEEMLSLLTKEIDKYKKA; this comes from the coding sequence ATGAACCAAACAATTAAGCAGCCAGAAGAATTTAATCTGAAAAATATTTTTATTGGTAGTGAATATATAATTCCTATTTATCAAAGAAATTATGCTTGGGAAAAAGATGAAATTGAGCAACTTTTAACAGATATCTATGATTCAAAAGAAAGATATTATCTAGGCAGTTTGATCGTAGATGAAATTGCGCCAAATACATTCTCAGTTATCGATGGGCAGCAAAGATTAACAACATTATTTTTACTTTTGACTTTTCTAAGAGATGAGACATTATCTAAAAAAGCTTTGCGTTTTGAAGCAAGAGAAAAATCAAATTTCACTCTTAACGATTTAAGAGAAAAACACAATCTCGAAAAAGATGGATTTTATTCAAATGAAATTATCGATGGATTTGATGTAATACAAAATTACTTTTCAATTCAAGAAGTGAAAAATCAAGAATATAAACATCAGTTCATATCAAAATTTGAAAACATCTTAATAATAAGAACTCAAGTTCCAAAACAGATTGACCTGAACCATTATTTCGAAATAATGAATACTCGTGGTGAGCAACTTGAATTACATGAAATTGCAAAAGGTAAAATTTTAGGTGTTATTGATAGAGATATACCTAATTTTAAGGCAATAGCAGGATTAATTTGGAATAAATGTTCTCAAATGGATAGTTATATTCAAATGAATTTTGATAAAACAAGCAGGAAAAATCTTTTTGGAGACAATTGGGATAATTTTATTTGTAATAAACCAAATGATTTATTATCAAAAATATCACTTGATCAAGAATTAAGTGATAAAAGATATTCATTATTAGATAAACTTGAAACACCTGTTATAGAAACAGAAACAAATATAGAGGAAGATTATGAAAATGAAAGGTTTGAATCGATTATTTCTTTTCCTAACTTTCTTTTAATTGTAAATGAAGCTTTGCAAAAAGATTCAGGAGAAGATGACTCATCTCTTGATGATAAAAAGTTTCTTGAAACATTGAAGGTAAATTGGTCAAATGGTACGAATGCCATAAAATTTATTTATAATTTATTAAAATTTCGATTTTTATTCGATAAATACATTATAAAACGAGAATATGCTAAAGACTATAAAGAGGAAGGTAAATGGTCTTTGCAAATGCTTCAAATGTATTATGACAAAAACAAAAGACAGAAAAAACCTTCATATAAATTAACTTATGCTGTTGATGAAAATGATATCGATAAAAAAACAGAAACATTACGAAGTTTACAATCAGCATTAAGGATAACATACACATCTCCAAAAACCATGCATTGGATTTCAAAAACATTGGCTCAATTAAATAATAATCTGCAAACAGATTTAACTTCACTTTTGGAAGAATATGCTTGTAAAAAAATATTAGAAGCAAATTATAAAGAAGCAAGTGGTTTTGGAATTGATCGCATAGTCTTTACATATTTGGATTATGTTTTAGATAGAGATTCAATTTGCAAACATCCAATTCAAAATTTTCAATTTCAATTTAGAACTTCTATTGAACATTTTTATCCTCAACATCCAATTGAAAAAGAAAAATGGAAGGAACAACCATTAAATAGTTTTGGAAATCTTGCATTGATTACAGTTTCGTCTAATTCGAAATTCTCGAATTTAGATCCTCAATCAAAAGTTGCAAGTTATCCTGATACAATCAAGCAAAGTCCAAAATTACAACTTATGCAAGAAAAAATGAAAGAAAATGATAATATATGGAATGAAGAACTTGTAAATAAACACAAAGAAGAAATGTTAAGTTTGTTAACAAAGGAAATTGATAAGTATAAGAAAGCATAA
- a CDS encoding IS110 family transposase produces MPPGLQNRGFGRKLGIENNKHDLPHAKRSTTMNNVTENTKVIYVGIDVHKDTNSFCAYDSREDKLFAEHKSSSKFENTLHYLKNLQKSVGQDAVFLIGYEAGPTGYGLCRKLQKEDFACVIIAPSTIAKAPGQKVKTDRMDARLLAKTLAFKTYSPVCLPSEKLEAIKEYTRVRTAKITMLKKAKQNLLSFLLRMGLPYPQSGHYWTQAHMAWLRTMNFADKWLQESFEEYHAEVITLMDKVQRIEAKILELCKDDEVREKIDALVCISGISYVSAISIVAEIGDFSRFSKAKSFVSFIGLCPGEDSSGNRVRHTAITKAGNSRVRSLLVECAGSLRMHSVVTAKSVRVKERQKNASAAIVSYADKCTLRLRKRMLYLSQKGLPYNLVTTAGARELACFVWGMMNFVDNRKTALNKIDEGELSDIQKTVEEFIAQ; encoded by the coding sequence GTGCCACCAGGTTTGCAGAATCGAGGGTTCGGTCGTAAACTTGGAATAGAAAACAACAAGCATGACCTGCCTCATGCAAAAAGGAGCACTACAATGAACAATGTAACAGAGAACACAAAAGTAATCTATGTCGGAATTGACGTGCACAAGGACACAAATTCTTTCTGTGCTTATGACAGCCGTGAAGACAAATTATTCGCGGAGCACAAAAGCTCTTCCAAATTTGAAAACACGCTTCACTACCTGAAGAACCTTCAAAAATCAGTCGGGCAAGATGCAGTTTTTCTTATTGGATACGAGGCAGGTCCCACAGGATACGGACTTTGCAGAAAACTTCAAAAAGAAGACTTCGCCTGCGTCATTATCGCCCCATCGACAATAGCAAAGGCACCTGGTCAGAAAGTCAAGACAGACAGGATGGACGCCCGCCTTCTTGCAAAGACTCTCGCCTTCAAAACCTACAGCCCTGTCTGCCTTCCTTCTGAAAAACTTGAGGCGATAAAGGAATATACACGGGTCAGGACGGCAAAAATCACCATGCTCAAAAAAGCAAAGCAGAACCTCCTTTCTTTCCTGCTGCGAATGGGCTTGCCTTATCCTCAGAGCGGCCATTACTGGACGCAGGCTCACATGGCTTGGCTCAGGACGATGAACTTCGCTGACAAGTGGCTTCAGGAATCATTTGAGGAATATCACGCCGAAGTAATAACGCTCATGGACAAAGTTCAGAGAATTGAGGCGAAGATTCTGGAACTCTGCAAGGATGATGAAGTGAGGGAAAAAATTGATGCTCTGGTGTGCATCTCTGGAATCAGTTATGTCTCCGCTATTTCGATTGTCGCGGAAATCGGGGATTTTTCCCGTTTTTCAAAGGCGAAGTCCTTCGTAAGCTTTATAGGACTTTGTCCCGGCGAGGATTCAAGCGGAAATAGAGTACGGCACACGGCGATTACGAAAGCTGGGAATTCAAGAGTCAGAAGTCTTCTTGTTGAGTGTGCGGGAAGCCTTAGAATGCATTCTGTTGTCACGGCAAAATCAGTCAGGGTAAAAGAGCGGCAGAAAAATGCGTCCGCCGCCATCGTTTCTTACGCGGACAAGTGCACGCTCAGGCTCAGAAAAAGAATGCTTTATCTTTCCCAAAAAGGGCTCCCCTACAATCTAGTAACGACGGCGGGGGCAAGGGAGCTTGCATGTTTTGTCTGGGGAATGATGAATTTTGTTGACAACAGGAAAACTGCCTTGAACAAAATTGATGAGGGGGAGCTTTCCGACATTCAAAAAACGGTCGAGGAGTTTATTGCGCAATGA
- a CDS encoding helix-turn-helix domain-containing protein, whose protein sequence is MTSDDIQKRLGENVKRIRKEQNLTQFQLAEKAELSEETVKNIELSRCWTSDKNLAKITKALGVDISFLFLPVQSSFNEDSEKSIVIKKAIADNLKSYIDTVLKDIIIKK, encoded by the coding sequence ATGACATCAGATGACATTCAAAAACGGCTTGGTGAAAATGTAAAGAGAATAAGAAAGGAACAAAATCTCACTCAGTTTCAGCTTGCAGAAAAAGCAGAACTTTCAGAAGAAACCGTAAAGAATATTGAACTTTCACGATGCTGGACAAGCGACAAGAATCTAGCAAAAATCACAAAGGCTTTGGGAGTGGATATTTCATTTTTATTTCTGCCTGTACAAAGTTCTTTTAATGAGGATAGCGAAAAATCAATTGTTATAAAGAAAGCGATTGCTGATAACCTAAAATCTTATATTGATACTGTACTGAAAGATATTATTATAAAAAAATAG